One stretch of Pyrenophora tritici-repentis strain M4 chromosome 4, whole genome shotgun sequence DNA includes these proteins:
- a CDS encoding GTPase SAR1 and related small G protein — protein MAQPWDYIAKIVSLGDSGCGKSSLTVRLCEGRFSPHHDVTIGVEFGSRIVPVGPPASLSLSINNPSKSPQAQAPVSPTKQKQEQKHMKLSLWDTAGQETYKSITRSYFRGASGALLVFDISRKNTFLSATSWLHDLRQIAEEGIVVVLVGNKSDLAGSSTVTDSEAANKRQVTKEEAEEWCKANGVMQYVETSAKSGEGVERAFLEVAERIYQNIEAGKYDLNDRRSGVKGPGGGGANRAGVNLNDASKKGKAQGWGSCC, from the exons ATGGCTCAGCCATGGGATTACATAGCGAAGATTGTATCGCTGGGTGACTCGGGATGCGGTAAATCAAGT CTTACAGTGCGCCTCTGCGAAGGCCGCTTCTCACCACATCACGACGTAACCATCGGCGTAGAGTTTGGGTCGCGCATCGTCCCCGTGGGCCCTCCAGCCTCGCTATCCCTCAGCATCAACAATCCCTCCAAATCCCCACAAGCACAAGCGCCCGTATCGCCGACCAAGCAAAAACAAGAACAAAAGCACATGAAGCTCTCGCTCTGGGATACAGCGGGGCAAGAGACGTACAAGAGTATCACAAGGAGTTACTTCCGAGGTGCTTCAGGCGCCCTACTTGTCTTTGATATCTCGCGCAAGAACACATTCCTATCTGCTACATCATGGCTGCACGACCTGCGCCAGATTGCAGAGGAGGGTATCGTCGTGGTATTGGTAGGCAACAAGTCGGATCTGGCAGGCTCATCCACCGTCACCGACTCAGAGGCGGCGAACAAGCGACAAGTCACAAAGGAGGAAGCCGAGGAATGGTGTAAAGCAAATGGCGTCATGCAGTACGTTGAGACGAGCGCCAAGAGTGGCGAAGGTGTGGAACGAGCCTTTCTGGAAGTCGCGGAGCGGATATACCAGAACATAGAAGCGGGCAAGTACGACTTGAACGATCGGAGGAGCGGGGTCAAAGGCCCGGGCGGGGGAGGTGCGAATAGGGCAGGCGTCAATTTGAACGATGCGAGTAAGAAGGGGAAAGCACAGGGCTGGGGTAGTTGCTGTTGA
- a CDS encoding membrane protein, translated as MFSEYASKFLSQSQSRLSLGQPESVSNRNAPERQRPSSRAAQAYQQRRNNMPNPYNSQAMSRFAFASRTSNAPAPLFYSATDDFREEDDHVEHDREMADHYALQRSRRQFGASHLSESSEVEDDLAQASDHTIGADRDENDAPGYGLGRGIKSSWRGDKPARGRSNMVTKSEDEERESSVPLSETTDRSSRGRGHMVDVELESTDRGSIEELDRDELLGHQDEPPPPFQQFRNARPKRGRSPLRHHLPIPEETDEDTLLSHPRPISPDRQSVPQDVPENPVSAPRHNFFWAELFIIVQCAIFGTWFISLLQESPPNKKNPLGDTIYTVLHSSFHLIGVYSLVSVLVGVLWLSLLRSFARPLVNLMLLAIPVISISFFFYPFVSSFKGSWHGDSVQDRLMRWFSFGPLCFAFFWVYTVWKARHSLDKATGMLEFSSEILRAQFPLLLVGIATLAAVIIWSWIWILMFTRLFLGGHFASNKSRWIIDTSTWWLGMAFFLDYFWTLSVIAGVQRATTAATVSQWYFHRNSVPAPAASTVVQASLSHATYTMAGTICMSTLISLLVRLPLIVLPRRLAGMIGMCAYSIVPTPIAALTNPLTLTFASIHGVPLNQAARGLSQMNFISAASPTTTLGPSSFKNHGRPSIQSYRLAKLLLHAIRWVITLSLGFGGWVSTARMLQLGNESVPYKGSLYAYVVGLISAAIGWGALGAMEGVLGGILDAVLVCWGSEVGRDGQGEARYCVDAGRLFGNEVTGQGRGRYEV; from the exons ATGTTCTCCGAAT ATGCATCCAAGTTCCTTTCACAGTCTCAGTCGCGACTGTCACTGGGTCAGCCCGAGTCGGTATCGAACCGCAACGCCCCCGAGAGGCAACGGCCTTCATCGCGAGCTGCCCAGGCCTACCAACAGCGTCGCAACAACATGCCGAACCCCTACAACTCGCAGGCCATGAGCCGCTTTGCATTTGCTTCTAGGACTTCGAATGCGCCAGCCCCATTATTCTACTCGGCCACGGATGACTTTCGCGAGGAAGACGACCATGTCGAGCATGACCGCGAAATGGCCGACCACTACGCACTGCAACGATCGCGGCGTCAGTTCGGTGCGAGCCACCTCTCAGAATCTTCCGAAGTTGAAGACGACCTCGCACAAGCTTCCGACCACACCATAGGAGCTGATAGGGACGAGAACGATGCGCCGGGCTATGGTTTGGGAAGAGGAATCAAGAGCTCATGGAGAGGCGACAAACCCGCACGCGGAAGATCAAACATGGTCACAAAGTCCGAAGACGAAGAGCGGGAGTCGAGCGTTCCACTTTCCGAGACTACGGATCGCAGCAGCAGAGGAAGGGGGCACATGGTGGATGTCGAGCTAGAGTCTACAGATCGGGGGAGCATAGAAGAGCTGGATCGGGATGAGCTGCTCGGACACCAGGACGAGCCGCCACCGCCATTCCAACAATTTCGTAACGCACGACCGAAGCGCGGCCGCAGTCCGCTACGACACCACCTGCCCATACCCGAAGAGACAGACGAAGACACGCTGTTATCGCATCCGCGTCCCATAAGTCCAGACCGCCAGAGCGTTCCCCAGGACGTCCCAGAAAATCCGGTATCGGCACCACGGCATAACTTCTTTTGGGCTGAGCTCTTCATAATCGTCCAGTGTGCCATCTTTGGCACATGGTTCATTTCTCTACTCCAGGAATCGCCACCGAACAAGAAGAACCCGTTGGGCGACACCATCTACACGGTGCTGCATTCATCATTCCATCTCATCGGGGTATATTCTTTGGTTTCTGTCCTTGTCGGAGTCTTGTGGCTATCGCTACTTCGGTCTTTTGCGCGACCCTTGGTCAATCTCATGCTGCTGGCGATACCAGTCATCTCCatttccttcttcttctacccGTTTGTGTCGAGCTTCAAGGGGTCATGGCATGGCGACAGCGTGCAAGATCGGCTGATGCGCTGGTTCTCATTTGGACCACTATGTTTTGCGTTTTTCTGGGTATACACAGTCTGGAAGGCACGACACTCATTAGACAAAGCCACAGGAATGCTCGAATTCTCAAGCGAAATTCTTAGAGCGCAGTTCCCACTCCTACTCGTGGGCATTGCGACATTGGCTGCTGTGATAATCTGGTCTTGGATCTGGATCTTGATGTTCACTCGCTTGTTTCTCGGGGGTCACTTCGCCAGCAACAAGTCGCGATGGATCATCGACACCAGCACGTGGTGGCTGGGCATGGCTTTCTTCCTCGACTACTTCTGGACCTTGTCCGTCATCGCAGGCGTACAACGCGCCACCACCGCCGCTACAGTATCTCAGTGGTACTTTCATCGCAATAGCGTGCCAGCCCCCGCTGCCAGCACCGTCGTCCAAGCCTCACTCAGTCACGCGACGTATACCATGGCCGGCACCATCTGCATGTCAACCCTCATTTCCCTCCTGGTCCGCCTGCCGCTCATCGTCCTGCCGAGACGCCTCGCGGGCATGATTGGCATGTGCGCATACTCCATCGTACCGACGCCCATCGCCGCTCTAACGAACCCACTCACTCTAACCTTTGCCTCGATCCACGGCGTCCCCCTCAATCAAGCCGCACGCGGCCTCTCACAAATGAACTTCATCTCCGCCGCCTCACCCACCACAACTCTCGGCCCCAGCTCCTTCAAAAACCACGGTCGACCCTCCATCCAATCATACCGTCTCGCCAAACTGCTTCTTCACGCAATCCGCTGGGTCATCACCCTCTCCCTCGGTTTCGGCGGTTGGGTTTCCACCGCCCGTATGCTCCAGCTCGGCAACGAAAGCGTGCCATACAAGGGTAGTTTGTACGCCTACGTCGTGGGACTCATCAGCGCAGCCATTGGTTGGGGTGCCCTCGGTGCCATGGAGGGTGTTCTAGGCGGTATCCTCGATGCGGTGCTTGTCTGCTGGGGAAGCGAAGTGGGCAGAGATGGTCAGGGCGAAGCGAGATATTGTGTTGATGCTGGCCGGTTGTTTGGAAATGAAGTCACGGGTCAAGGGAGGGGGAGGTATGAAGTTTAA